The following are encoded together in the Capsulimonas corticalis genome:
- a CDS encoding Lhr family helicase, translated as MPRVKRSVREGGAPNPLDALNGFHDPVRSWFTSSFPEPTRVQQLGWPAIQSGQSTLILAPTGSGKTLTAFLSAIDRIMFDPVPPPPQRCRVLYISPLKALAVDVERNLRAPLVGVSRYAERMEVPAHPPTVAIRTGDTPSKERAQFNRTPADILITTPESLFLMLTSNARETLRSIHWVIIDEIHAMVSTKRGVHLSLSLERLEELTAPHGFQRIGLSATQRPLDEVARFLGGFQNPLSQIVEEDPGCPPAPTGGAEHEFAALAGLDGKEKEANSRDEDVSDLEAVVDALGSAPPVGAGGHLLRPIQIIDAGAGRMLDLRVEVPVEDMAKLGEIQEIPSGPASQGDTRTSIWPAIHPLILDLIKQHRSTLIFVNSRRLAERLAAALNELAGEEIVHAHHGSIAREQRMMIEDELKSGRLPAMVATSSLELGIDMGAIDLVIQVEAPPSVSSALQRIGRAGHHVGGLSKGVILPKYRGDLLACAALTDRMIQGAVEQMRYPRNPLDVLAQQIVAMVAMDDWRVDDLERVIRRSAPFAELPRTMFIEVLDMLSGRYPSDDFAELRPRITWDRINNTVHSREGAKRIAITNGGTIPDRGLYGVFLLGAEKGKGRVGELDEEMVFESKTGDVFLLGASSWRIEEITHDRVIVSPAPGVPGKMPFWHGESAGRPLEFGRAIGALTRTLRGLSDEDATQLLIEKHMLDALAAKNLIQYLRDQEEAAGAVPDDKTIVIESYKDDMGDWRVCILSPFGSKVHAPWAMAIGAIVREMTDYEIDVLWTDDGIVVRFPEADEPPSAETVLPDPEEIEDLVVRQLGAGGAARQAGQGAPAVALFASRFRENAARALLLPRKFPGQRAPLWQQRKRSAELLQATIKYGGFPIILETYRECLRDVFDMPALQELLTEIRTRAVRVVTVTTRTPSPFASALMFNYVANFIYEGDAPLAERRAQALSVDPSQLRELLGEVELRELLDADSLTELELYLAHLTPERAARHADGLNDLFIRLGDLSRAEIEARVTDKTLVDPWLAQLERDRRVIPLPIAGETRWIAAEDAGKYRDALGIPPPPGLPEAFLEYTRDPLGDLVSRYSRTHGPFQTADIARRYSIGVAPVAAILNRMSSSGKIVEGEFRPGGTGEEWCDPGVLRALRQKSLARLRHEVEPVDQSALGRLYVHWQNVETPRRGPNATAQAITQLQGSSIPASVLETHILPARVADYDSRALDELMASGAIFWIGCESLGQHDGRISFYLADDAPYLLGGQTAPDDRPSSEMHDKIRAHLAARGASFFPQLLQAVGSFPPDVLAALWDLVWAGEVTNDSLHALRAYCHPHRAGRPQRPERPQRPGRGYAGTGRAMRPGSRLGASALSGHATQAEASGRWSLVSSLIYDEPTPTERLAARTNLLLDRYGLVTREAVQAEGIAGGFSSVYGVLKAMEDAGAVRRGYFVAGLGATQFALPGAVDRLRGLREPENQPQTILLSTVDPANPYGAALPWPDVVQEGRKPMRIAGSIVILVDGSLAAWLPKSERQLTTFLDNVPERDPSAVALEIARALAGEVGNGRRRAVLIEEVNGEHPRETAMAAAFLEEGYVVSSQGYLKRV; from the coding sequence ATGCCCAGAGTCAAACGGTCCGTCCGCGAAGGCGGCGCCCCCAATCCGCTCGACGCCCTGAACGGTTTCCACGATCCCGTTCGCTCCTGGTTCACCAGCTCCTTTCCGGAGCCGACACGCGTGCAGCAGCTCGGCTGGCCCGCGATCCAAAGCGGCCAATCGACCCTGATCCTCGCCCCCACGGGCTCCGGCAAAACCCTCACGGCGTTTCTCTCGGCCATCGATCGGATCATGTTCGACCCCGTCCCCCCGCCGCCCCAGCGCTGCCGAGTGCTTTACATCTCCCCGCTCAAGGCCCTGGCCGTCGATGTCGAGCGCAACCTGCGCGCGCCCTTGGTCGGCGTCTCACGCTACGCCGAGCGGATGGAAGTCCCCGCGCATCCGCCCACGGTCGCGATCCGCACCGGCGATACGCCCAGCAAAGAGCGCGCCCAGTTCAACCGCACCCCCGCCGACATCTTAATCACGACCCCCGAGTCGCTCTTTCTGATGCTCACCAGCAACGCCCGCGAGACTCTGCGGTCGATCCACTGGGTGATCATCGACGAGATCCACGCGATGGTCTCCACCAAGCGCGGCGTGCATTTGAGCCTGTCTTTGGAGCGCTTGGAGGAACTGACGGCGCCGCATGGGTTCCAACGCATTGGCCTGTCGGCGACGCAACGGCCGCTGGACGAGGTGGCTCGGTTTTTGGGCGGGTTTCAAAATCCCCTCTCACAAATAGTAGAGGAAGACCCCGGATGCCCCCCGGCCCCCACAGGGGGAGCAGAGCATGAGTTCGCAGCCCTTGCAGGCTTGGATGGTAAGGAGAAAGAGGCAAACAGTAGGGATGAGGATGTCTCTGACTTAGAGGCTGTGGTGGATGCGCTGGGTTCTGCTCCCCCTGTGGGGGCCGGGGGGCATCTTCTTCGCCCCATCCAAATCATCGACGCCGGCGCGGGCCGCATGCTCGACCTGCGCGTCGAAGTCCCCGTGGAAGATATGGCGAAGCTGGGAGAAATACAAGAAATCCCGAGCGGCCCGGCGTCGCAGGGCGACACCCGGACAAGTATCTGGCCGGCGATCCATCCCTTGATCTTAGATTTGATCAAACAGCATCGCTCCACGCTGATCTTTGTGAATAGCCGAAGATTGGCCGAGCGGCTGGCGGCGGCGCTCAATGAGCTGGCGGGGGAGGAGATCGTCCACGCGCACCATGGATCGATCGCGCGTGAGCAAAGAATGATGATTGAGGATGAGCTGAAGTCCGGGCGGCTGCCCGCGATGGTGGCGACATCGTCTTTGGAATTGGGGATCGATATGGGCGCGATCGATCTGGTGATCCAGGTCGAGGCGCCGCCGAGCGTTTCGAGCGCTTTGCAAAGAATTGGGCGCGCGGGGCACCATGTCGGGGGCCTTAGCAAAGGCGTCATTCTGCCCAAGTATCGCGGCGACCTGCTCGCGTGCGCGGCGCTGACGGATCGGATGATTCAGGGCGCGGTCGAGCAGATGCGCTATCCGCGCAACCCGCTGGATGTGCTGGCGCAGCAGATCGTGGCGATGGTGGCGATGGACGATTGGCGGGTGGACGATTTGGAACGCGTCATTCGCCGGAGCGCGCCCTTCGCCGAGCTGCCGCGCACGATGTTTATCGAAGTGCTGGACATGCTCAGCGGCCGTTACCCCTCGGACGATTTCGCCGAACTGCGCCCGCGCATCACCTGGGACCGGATCAACAACACCGTGCACAGCCGCGAAGGGGCCAAGAGAATCGCCATCACTAATGGCGGGACCATCCCAGACCGTGGTCTGTATGGCGTCTTTTTACTGGGCGCCGAGAAGGGCAAAGGGCGTGTCGGCGAATTGGACGAAGAGATGGTCTTCGAGAGCAAGACCGGCGATGTCTTTCTGCTCGGCGCGAGCTCCTGGCGGATTGAAGAGATCACCCATGACCGGGTGATCGTCTCGCCCGCGCCCGGAGTCCCCGGCAAAATGCCCTTCTGGCACGGCGAATCGGCGGGGCGGCCCCTGGAGTTCGGCCGCGCCATCGGCGCCTTGACCCGAACGCTGCGCGGATTGTCCGATGAGGACGCCACCCAGCTCCTGATCGAGAAGCATATGCTGGATGCGCTGGCGGCGAAGAATCTGATCCAGTATCTGCGCGACCAGGAGGAAGCGGCGGGCGCGGTCCCGGACGACAAGACCATCGTGATCGAGTCTTACAAAGACGATATGGGTGACTGGCGAGTCTGCATCCTCAGCCCCTTCGGCTCGAAAGTCCATGCGCCGTGGGCGATGGCGATCGGCGCGATTGTCCGCGAGATGACCGACTACGAGATCGACGTGCTCTGGACCGACGACGGCATTGTCGTGCGCTTCCCCGAAGCCGACGAGCCGCCCAGCGCCGAAACCGTGCTTCCCGATCCGGAAGAGATCGAAGACCTGGTGGTGCGGCAGCTCGGCGCGGGCGGCGCCGCGCGTCAAGCGGGGCAGGGCGCGCCCGCCGTCGCGCTGTTCGCTTCTCGGTTCCGTGAGAACGCCGCGCGCGCCTTGCTGCTGCCGCGCAAGTTTCCCGGGCAGCGCGCGCCGCTCTGGCAGCAGCGCAAACGCTCCGCCGAGCTTTTGCAGGCGACGATCAAGTACGGCGGTTTTCCGATCATTCTGGAGACCTACCGCGAATGCCTGCGCGATGTCTTCGATATGCCCGCGCTGCAAGAGCTGCTGACCGAGATCCGCACGCGCGCGGTGCGCGTCGTGACCGTGACGACGCGCACGCCGTCGCCGTTTGCCTCCGCGCTGATGTTTAACTACGTCGCAAACTTCATCTATGAGGGCGATGCGCCGCTGGCCGAGCGGCGCGCGCAGGCGCTGAGCGTCGATCCGTCGCAATTGCGCGAGCTGCTCGGAGAAGTCGAACTGCGCGAACTGCTGGACGCCGACTCGCTGACGGAGCTCGAACTTTACCTGGCGCATCTGACGCCCGAGCGCGCCGCGCGTCACGCCGACGGCCTGAATGATCTGTTCATCCGCCTGGGCGATCTGTCCCGCGCGGAGATCGAAGCGCGCGTCACCGACAAAACACTGGTCGATCCATGGCTCGCGCAATTGGAGCGCGATCGACGTGTGATCCCTCTCCCCATCGCCGGAGAAACGCGCTGGATCGCCGCCGAGGACGCCGGTAAGTACCGGGACGCTCTGGGCATTCCGCCGCCGCCAGGCCTGCCCGAAGCCTTTTTGGAGTACACGCGCGATCCGCTTGGCGATTTGGTCTCACGTTACAGCCGCACGCACGGACCTTTCCAGACCGCCGATATCGCCCGGCGCTATTCCATCGGCGTCGCGCCCGTCGCCGCCATCTTAAACCGCATGTCGTCGTCTGGGAAGATTGTCGAAGGCGAGTTCCGGCCCGGCGGGACGGGCGAGGAGTGGTGCGATCCGGGCGTGCTGCGCGCCCTGCGCCAGAAGTCGCTCGCGCGCCTTCGCCACGAAGTCGAGCCGGTCGATCAAAGCGCCCTCGGCCGTCTCTATGTCCACTGGCAGAACGTCGAAACCCCGCGTCGCGGCCCGAACGCGACTGCTCAGGCGATCACCCAGCTCCAGGGTTCAAGCATTCCCGCCTCCGTGCTGGAGACGCATATCCTGCCCGCGCGCGTCGCCGACTACGACTCCCGCGCGCTCGACGAACTGATGGCGTCGGGCGCGATCTTCTGGATCGGCTGCGAGTCCCTCGGGCAGCACGACGGCCGGATCAGCTTTTATCTTGCCGATGACGCGCCGTACTTACTGGGGGGCCAGACTGCGCCCGATGACCGGCCATCGTCCGAGATGCACGACAAGATCCGCGCGCATCTGGCGGCGCGCGGCGCCTCGTTCTTCCCGCAGCTTCTCCAAGCCGTCGGCTCATTCCCGCCGGATGTCCTCGCCGCGCTCTGGGACCTCGTCTGGGCCGGCGAAGTCACCAACGACTCTCTTCACGCGCTGCGCGCCTACTGCCACCCGCATCGCGCGGGCCGCCCCCAGCGTCCAGAACGCCCTCAACGGCCTGGACGCGGCTACGCCGGCACGGGCCGCGCGATGCGCCCCGGCAGCCGCCTCGGCGCCTCCGCCCTGTCCGGCCACGCGACCCAGGCCGAGGCTTCCGGCCGCTGGTCCCTTGTCAGCAGCCTGATCTACGACGAGCCGACGCCCACCGAGCGCCTCGCCGCCCGCACGAACTTACTCCTGGATCGCTATGGCCTCGTCACTCGCGAAGCCGTCCAGGCCGAAGGCATCGCCGGCGGCTTCAGCAGTGTCTACGGTGTCCTGAAAGCCATGGAGGACGCCGGCGCGGTGCGCCGAGGCTACTTCGTCGCCGGCCTCGGCGCGACCCAGTTCGCCCTCCCCGGCGCCGTGGACCGCCTGCGCGGCCTCCGCGAGCCCGAAAACCAGCCCCAAACGATCTTACTGAGCACCGTCGATCCCGCCAATCCCTACGGCGCCGCGCTCCCCTGGCCCGACGTTGTCCAGGAAGGCCGCAAACCCATGCGCATCGCCGGCTCCATCGTCATCCTCGTCGACGGCTCTCTCGCCGCCTGGCTCCCCAAAAGCGAACGCCAGCTCACCACCTTTCTGGACAACGTCCCCGAACGCGACCCCAGCGCCGTCGCCCTCGAAATCGCCCGCGCCCTCGCCGGCGAAGTCGGCAACGGGAGAAGGCGCGCCGTCTTAATCGAGGAAGTCAACGGCGAACACCCGCGCGAGACAGCGATGGCGGCGGCGTTTTTGGAGGAGGGGTACGTGGTGTCGTCGCAGGGGTATCTGAAGCGGGTTTGA
- a CDS encoding ammonium transporter, with product MKLCFPRLMLVMAALLMLPGAASAQGFAKPISAGDVSWMLIATALVFLMTPGLAFFYAGMVRGKNVLSVSMQSFVAAGIVSVLWGALGYSLAFGPDHGGVIGDLTWAGLRGVSMYTPNTDYAPTIPHMLFMMFQMTFAIITPALISGAVVERMKFSSYCVFITLWSLLVYAPIAHMIWAKHGLLGMTGPIKALDFAGGCAVEIASGVSALVMALLIGKRRSNHPEELRPHNLPMTLIGTAILWFGWFGFNAGSALSAGPLALSALVATHFAGAAAALAWMAIEWFLYRKPSALGFASGAVAGMVAITPAAGFVRPGPAIVIGLVAAVISFYMIKVKSRLGYDDSLDVFAVHGCAGMWGMVATGLFATRAVNANGGDGLFNGNPAQLAHQLTAIAVAVVVASAGTFVVAKLTSLITGGLRASVDDEESGLDVTEHGETGYPGEASGIPAFAAFD from the coding sequence ATGAAGCTTTGCTTTCCGCGCCTCATGCTCGTCATGGCGGCGCTCTTGATGCTGCCCGGGGCCGCAAGCGCCCAGGGGTTTGCAAAACCGATCAGCGCCGGCGACGTCTCTTGGATGCTTATTGCGACCGCGCTCGTCTTTTTGATGACGCCCGGTCTCGCCTTTTTCTACGCCGGCATGGTGCGCGGCAAAAACGTGCTCAGTGTCTCGATGCAGTCGTTTGTCGCGGCGGGCATCGTCTCCGTGCTCTGGGGCGCGCTGGGCTACTCGCTCGCCTTCGGCCCGGACCATGGCGGCGTCATCGGGGATCTGACGTGGGCGGGCCTGCGCGGCGTCAGCATGTACACGCCGAATACAGACTATGCGCCGACGATCCCGCATATGCTGTTCATGATGTTCCAGATGACCTTCGCGATCATCACGCCGGCCCTCATCTCCGGCGCGGTCGTGGAGCGCATGAAGTTTTCGTCGTACTGCGTCTTTATCACGCTCTGGTCGCTGCTGGTGTACGCGCCGATCGCGCACATGATCTGGGCGAAGCATGGTCTGCTCGGAATGACCGGTCCGATCAAGGCGCTGGATTTCGCCGGCGGCTGCGCCGTGGAGATCGCGTCGGGCGTCTCCGCGCTGGTGATGGCCCTCTTGATCGGCAAGCGCCGATCCAACCATCCGGAAGAACTGCGCCCGCACAACCTGCCGATGACGCTGATCGGCACTGCCATTTTATGGTTCGGCTGGTTTGGATTTAACGCCGGCAGCGCCCTTTCCGCCGGGCCGCTGGCGCTCTCGGCCCTGGTCGCCACGCACTTCGCGGGCGCGGCCGCCGCGCTCGCGTGGATGGCGATCGAATGGTTCCTCTACCGGAAGCCCTCGGCGCTCGGCTTCGCATCCGGCGCGGTCGCGGGCATGGTGGCGATCACCCCGGCGGCGGGTTTCGTGCGCCCCGGCCCAGCCATCGTGATCGGCCTCGTCGCCGCCGTGATCTCGTTCTATATGATCAAGGTCAAGAGTCGATTGGGTTATGATGATTCGCTGGATGTCTTCGCGGTTCATGGCTGTGCGGGGATGTGGGGAATGGTGGCGACCGGCCTGTTCGCCACGCGCGCCGTCAACGCGAACGGCGGGGACGGCCTGTTCAACGGCAACCCGGCCCAGCTCGCGCACCAGCTCACGGCGATCGCCGTGGCCGTGGTTGTCGCAAGCGCCGGGACATTTGTTGTCGCCAAGCTCACATCGCTCATCACGGGCGGCCTGCGCGCGTCCGTGGACGACGAGGAGAGCGGGCTGGACGTCACCGAGCATGGGGAAACAGGATATCCCGGCGAAGCGTCCGGCATCCCGGCGTTCGCCGCATTCGATTAA
- a CDS encoding P-II family nitrogen regulator, with amino-acid sequence MIRIEAIIRPSRLDEVRMALEELGHSGITVTEIKGAGRQKGYTQHYRGAEYQVNLLPKIMLVVVVKDSEWEQIAEVIENAARTGDIGDGKIFVSQVLEAVRIRTSERGDSAVS; translated from the coding sequence ATGATCAGAATTGAAGCCATCATCCGCCCCAGCCGCCTCGACGAAGTCCGAATGGCGTTGGAAGAACTGGGCCACAGCGGCATCACGGTCACCGAGATCAAGGGCGCCGGTCGGCAAAAAGGCTACACCCAGCATTACCGGGGCGCGGAATACCAGGTCAACCTGCTTCCGAAGATCATGCTGGTGGTCGTGGTGAAGGATTCCGAGTGGGAGCAGATCGCCGAAGTGATCGAAAACGCCGCGCGCACCGGCGATATTGGCGACGGCAAGATCTTCGTCTCCCAGGTTCTGGAAGCCGTCCGGATCCGGACCAGCGAACGCGGCGACAGCGCGGTTTCTTAA
- a CDS encoding GerMN domain-containing protein, with protein sequence MMKPANNFVTLIGLFTVLTAVAIPAVAEPGAAQNPARAAVETALQSPASVLPRSAEIRDIAIQNGLATVNFNAALVNDFKGGDTDEAKGVNEILKALGQFPNVNKVQILVNGEHVDTLGGLLDISGPLPVIRESKMLVGKAPAAAKPVRLARR encoded by the coding sequence ATGATGAAACCCGCGAACAATTTTGTAACGCTGATCGGACTTTTTACGGTGCTGACCGCCGTTGCCATACCTGCCGTCGCGGAGCCCGGCGCCGCGCAAAATCCGGCCCGCGCCGCCGTCGAGACCGCCCTGCAATCGCCCGCATCCGTGCTGCCCCGCAGCGCCGAGATCCGCGACATCGCCATTCAAAACGGTCTGGCGACGGTGAACTTCAACGCAGCCTTAGTGAACGATTTTAAGGGCGGGGACACGGACGAGGCGAAGGGCGTCAACGAAATCCTGAAGGCGCTCGGACAGTTCCCGAACGTCAATAAAGTGCAGATTCTCGTGAACGGCGAGCACGTCGATACTCTGGGCGGACTGCTCGACATCTCGGGACCACTGCCGGTGATTCGTGAGAGTAAGATGCTGGTGGGAAAAGCGCCCGCCGCGGCGAAACCGGTGCGCCTGGCGCGGCGGTAG
- a CDS encoding M48 family metalloprotease → MGNRSSAIGIRVIIALVIAAFSLIKYFTTSSVNPVTGQKQHVGVTPQQEIALGLQAAPQMEQQYGGEASSDTQGTALVQSVGQEIVQKSDASKSPYQYQYHLLADPKTVNAFALPGGQIFITEALLNKLKTRGQLVGVLGHETGHVIARHSAQQLAQQTLTQGLTGAAVMASYDPNNPNSRNSAAVVTAIGSLVNLKYSRNDESEADKWGVKLMSEAGYDPRAMLGVMQILEAESQGGHTPEFLQTHPNPENRLGKIKQNIAELYPNGVPAGMKP, encoded by the coding sequence ATGGGAAACCGTTCTTCGGCCATTGGGATTCGGGTGATTATCGCGCTGGTGATCGCCGCGTTTTCACTGATCAAATATTTTACGACGAGCAGCGTCAATCCCGTGACGGGACAAAAGCAGCATGTGGGGGTGACACCGCAGCAGGAGATCGCGCTGGGGTTGCAGGCGGCTCCGCAGATGGAGCAGCAGTATGGGGGCGAGGCGAGCAGCGACACGCAGGGAACGGCGCTCGTGCAAAGTGTCGGCCAGGAGATTGTCCAGAAGTCCGACGCCAGCAAAAGTCCCTATCAGTACCAGTATCACCTGCTGGCGGACCCCAAGACGGTGAACGCCTTCGCGCTCCCGGGCGGTCAGATCTTCATCACCGAGGCGCTGCTGAATAAGCTCAAGACGCGCGGGCAGTTGGTGGGGGTGCTGGGGCATGAGACGGGCCACGTGATCGCGCGCCACAGCGCGCAGCAGCTCGCCCAGCAGACGCTGACACAGGGCCTCACTGGCGCCGCGGTCATGGCGAGTTACGACCCTAATAACCCCAATAGCCGTAACAGCGCCGCCGTGGTGACGGCGATCGGCTCGCTGGTCAATTTGAAGTACAGCCGCAACGACGAATCCGAGGCCGACAAGTGGGGCGTCAAGCTGATGTCCGAAGCCGGCTACGATCCGCGCGCGATGCTGGGCGTTATGCAGATCCTGGAAGCCGAAAGCCAGGGCGGCCACACGCCTGAGTTCCTGCAAACGCATCCGAACCCGGAGAACCGCCTGGGCAAGATCAAGCAGAACATCGCCGAGCTCTACCCGAACGGCGTGCCGGCGGGTATGAAGCCTTAA
- a CDS encoding ATP-dependent DNA ligase produces MELLAASPLIPSLFITFAETAEAASETSKRLAKAALLAAYFSELSDDDLARAARYLAGHVFPLRDQRTTNVGGAAMLGAIEEVTGAAPETLRENLVRLGDLGDVAREAFAASQGAAQTPTLTLVSVGDALETLASTSGAKRKRELVVALLRPATALEAKYLVKLLAGDLRIGLQEGAIEDAIARWRGMDVAAVQWANMLTGDLGETAILARAGRLDSVSMRLFHPLKFMLATPAADLDDVARQMPEAFVVEDKFDGIRAQAHIARETPNVPEGVEEAPPALHGVVRDGVRVALFSRTLDEITESFPDLVAPLAKLAEGSPQGLILDGEIVPTQGDQILPFQELQKRLGRKTLSDAMRAEVPVCFVAYDALFGDEQILINDPFARRRAVLETAVPDSGPVRRAASVQFRDAALLDEEFDAARGRGNEGLMVKDPASLYKPGRRGREWLKIKRALATLDVVVTSVEVGNGGRRHLLSDYTFAVRASETDPALLNIGKAYSGLTDAELQELSEWFRAHTIQEFAHGKVRVVEPKVVIEIAFDRVQASARHKSGYALRFPRILRIRDDKPVTQIDTLETVRKLAGE; encoded by the coding sequence ATGGAACTCTTAGCCGCCTCCCCGCTCATCCCCAGTCTCTTCATCACGTTCGCGGAAACAGCCGAAGCCGCCTCCGAAACCAGCAAGCGGCTTGCAAAGGCGGCGCTGCTCGCCGCCTACTTTTCCGAATTGTCCGATGACGATCTCGCCCGCGCGGCCCGCTATCTCGCGGGGCATGTCTTTCCTCTGCGCGATCAGCGGACGACGAATGTCGGCGGCGCGGCGATGCTGGGCGCGATCGAGGAGGTGACGGGCGCGGCGCCCGAAACGCTACGCGAGAACCTGGTGCGGCTCGGAGATCTAGGCGATGTCGCCCGGGAAGCCTTTGCCGCCTCCCAGGGCGCCGCGCAGACGCCCACGCTGACGCTGGTTTCCGTGGGCGATGCGCTGGAAACGCTGGCGTCCACCTCGGGCGCCAAGCGCAAGCGCGAGCTGGTCGTGGCGCTGCTCCGGCCGGCGACGGCGCTGGAGGCGAAGTATCTCGTCAAGCTGCTCGCGGGCGACCTGCGCATCGGTCTTCAGGAGGGCGCGATTGAGGACGCCATCGCGCGCTGGCGGGGAATGGACGTCGCCGCCGTCCAATGGGCGAACATGCTGACGGGCGACCTGGGCGAGACCGCCATCCTGGCGCGCGCGGGCCGGCTGGACAGCGTTTCGATGCGCCTCTTCCACCCTCTCAAATTCATGCTCGCCACGCCGGCGGCGGATCTGGACGATGTCGCGCGGCAGATGCCCGAAGCGTTCGTCGTGGAGGACAAATTCGACGGCATCCGCGCGCAGGCGCATATCGCGCGGGAGACGCCCAATGTCCCGGAAGGGGTGGAGGAAGCGCCGCCCGCGCTCCATGGCGTCGTGCGGGACGGCGTGCGAGTCGCCCTCTTCTCCCGCACGCTGGACGAGATCACCGAAAGCTTTCCCGATCTTGTGGCGCCGCTCGCGAAGCTCGCGGAAGGATCGCCGCAGGGGCTCATTCTGGACGGCGAAATCGTGCCGACGCAGGGAGATCAGATCCTGCCCTTCCAAGAACTGCAAAAGCGACTGGGCCGAAAAACGCTCTCAGATGCTATGCGCGCTGAGGTTCCGGTCTGCTTTGTTGCTTACGACGCGCTTTTTGGCGACGAACAGATCCTGATCAACGATCCCTTTGCCCGGCGGCGCGCCGTGCTGGAGACAGCCGTCCCGGACAGCGGACCCGTGCGCCGGGCGGCCTCGGTCCAGTTCCGTGACGCCGCGCTGCTGGATGAGGAATTTGACGCGGCGCGGGGGCGCGGCAACGAGGGGCTGATGGTCAAGGACCCGGCTTCGCTCTACAAGCCCGGCCGGCGGGGACGGGAGTGGCTGAAGATCAAACGGGCGCTGGCTACGCTCGATGTCGTGGTGACGTCGGTGGAGGTCGGGAATGGCGGACGCCGGCATCTGCTTTCGGACTATACGTTCGCCGTGCGCGCCTCCGAAACGGACCCCGCCCTGCTCAACATCGGCAAGGCGTATTCCGGGCTGACCGACGCCGAGCTTCAGGAGCTTTCAGAGTGGTTCCGGGCGCACACCATTCAGGAATTCGCGCATGGCAAGGTCCGCGTCGTCGAGCCCAAGGTCGTGATTGAGATCGCCTTTGATCGCGTGCAGGCGTCCGCGCGCCATAAGAGCGGCTACGCTCTGCGCTTCCCTCGAATCCTGCGCATTCGGGACGACAAACCCGTCACCCAGATCGACACGCTGGAGACCGTTCGCAAATTGGCGGGAGAATAA
- a CDS encoding DHH family phosphoesterase codes for MSDLLSPELSAARAAFAAFLDNAPREGRTVALHDSDADGVAAGVVWELGLKRLGYADLARVIPDRERNAWTEANRARVQAARPEALFVLDLGSQTESVIPGVPTCFVDHHRPEGAPHGDTLISAYTWDPIPNTSLLLWELLRPLANVEDLDWIAAIGTLSDLGDQAPFALIEEAKKKYKAKYLREATTLINASRRASHYHPETAARALLAHSDPRALTEATSGDVEELRAARAEVKAAMEDAKKVAPVFSGQVAWLRLNSPCQIHPLIAQIWRTRLPKYIVLAANEGYLPGRVNFSVRSASGINVLEFLRGIELDLPEGEGNYGHGHDQASGGSLPIVHWRRFLEKLGFTIS; via the coding sequence ATGTCCGACCTTCTTTCGCCGGAATTATCCGCCGCCCGCGCCGCGTTCGCCGCCTTTTTAGACAACGCTCCTCGTGAGGGGCGCACGGTCGCCCTGCACGATTCCGACGCGGATGGGGTCGCCGCCGGCGTGGTCTGGGAGCTGGGCCTAAAGCGCCTGGGGTACGCCGATCTGGCGCGAGTGATCCCCGACCGCGAGCGTAATGCGTGGACGGAGGCGAATCGCGCCAGAGTACAGGCGGCGCGGCCCGAAGCGCTCTTCGTGCTGGATCTGGGCAGCCAGACCGAATCCGTCATTCCCGGGGTTCCGACTTGCTTTGTCGATCACCATCGCCCCGAAGGCGCTCCGCACGGAGACACGCTCATCAGCGCTTACACCTGGGATCCGATTCCCAACACGTCATTGCTCCTTTGGGAGTTATTGCGGCCATTGGCGAATGTCGAGGACCTGGACTGGATCGCCGCCATCGGGACACTCAGCGATCTGGGCGACCAAGCTCCATTCGCGCTCATCGAAGAGGCAAAGAAGAAGTATAAAGCCAAGTATCTGCGCGAAGCCACGACGCTGATCAATGCATCGCGCCGCGCTTCGCATTACCATCCCGAAACGGCGGCGCGAGCCCTGCTCGCGCACTCCGATCCCCGCGCGCTCACGGAGGCGACGAGTGGGGATGTGGAGGAGCTTCGCGCGGCGCGCGCGGAGGTGAAGGCGGCCATGGAAGACGCGAAGAAGGTCGCGCCGGTATTTTCGGGGCAAGTCGCGTGGCTTCGCCTGAACTCGCCGTGCCAGATCCATCCGCTGATCGCGCAGATCTGGCGTACGCGACTGCCGAAGTACATCGTCCTGGCGGCAAACGAAGGCTATCTCCCTGGGCGTGTGAATTTTTCGGTCCGGTCGGCGTCGGGGATCAATGTTTTGGAGTTCCTGCGCGGGATCGAGCTGGATCTGCCGGAGGGTGAGGGAAATTACGGGCACGGGCACGATCAGGCGTCGGGAGGGAGCCTGCCGATCGTCCATTGGCGCCGGTTTCTGGAGAAACTCGGTTTTACGATTTCATGA